Genomic DNA from Candidatus Alcyoniella australis:
TCGAACGCGCGGTGCTCGTCAGCGGCGGGCCGACCGTGCAGCCCGCGGACCTGCTGCTCGATCCGGGCGAGGGGGCGCAGGCCGCGGCTCAGACGCTCGGGGCGCGGGACGATCAAGGATTGCCCGAGCCCGGCGCGATCGAGATCCCGGCCGACGGGATCGACCTGGAACAGCTCGAGCGACGCTACATCGTGGCCGCGCTGATCAGGTCCCGCGGCGTACAGACGCAGGCCGCGCGCCTGCTGCGGATCAGCCCGCGCGTGATGCACTACAAGCTGCGCAAACACGGGCTGGACCCGCAGGAGTACCGTTGAGCGCACGCATCGTCTACGTGCATACCGATCCCCTGCCCTCGGCCATGGCAGGCAGCGTGTTCGCCCTGCGCACGGCGATCGGCATGGCTCAGGCCGGCCTCAATACGCTGCTGATCATGCCTACGGCCGGAATCGACCCAAAACAGGCCCTACAGCGCTACGGCGTCGAGACCTTGCCGCCGGGACTGCGCATCGAGCTGACAGCGGCGCTGAGCACGCGGCTGGGGCCACTGTCGATCGGTCGGCAGCGGCGCTTTGCCGACCAAGTTGCGCGCCTAAGCCAGAGCTTCGCCCCGCAAGCGCTGGTGGTTCGCACCCTAACCCTGGCCGACCGGCTGTTGCGCCAAGGCGTGGCCGCGCCGCTGATCTACGAGGCGCACAACTGGTACGCGGATCTGGATGCCAAGTGGCGCGGGGCCGAGGAACTGGTCACACCGCGCAAGCTGCGACGCGAGGCGCGGTTGGCCGCGGTCGAGGCGCGCGTGGTGCCGCGAGTCGCGGGCCTGGTGCTGTTGCAACAGGCAATGCGCGAGCCGTTCGAACAGGCCTATCCGGGCTGCGGCCCGATCAATGTGCTCCCCTCGGGGCTGGAGATTCCGCCCCAGCTGCCCCAGCCCGCAAGCGATCCGCTGGCGGTCTACCTGGGTCAGCTCCATCCGCATAAGGGTCTGGGGACCATGCTCGAGGCCCTGATCCACGCGCCGCAGTTGCGACTGCTGGTGATCGGCGGACCGGCGCTGCTCGAGCATTGGCGATCCCAAGCAGCGAAGCTCGGCGTCGCCCAACGGGTGGAGTTCACCGGCAACCTGCCGCACTCGCAGGTGGCGACGCAGCTGGCCCGGGCGCGGATCGGCGTGGCCCCGCTTCGCGATTGCTTCTACAACCGCCACCTGACCTCGCCGATGAAGGTGCTGGAATACTTCAGCGCCGGACTGCCCGTGGTCGGATCGGACCTGCCCACCGTGGCCGAGCTGGTAGGCGATGAGCGCGGGCTGCTGGTGCCGCCGGACGATCCGCGCGCCCTGGCCGGGGCGCTACTGCGTTTAATCGACGACCAGGAGCTATATTCGACCATGCGCAGCAAGATCGCCGCGAGCCTCGATAGCTTGAGCTGGCGCGCACGCGGCGCGGGGTTCGCCCGACTGATCCGGCTGCCGCGACAGTAACTTTCTCAGGGGCTATCAGGCTTAACCTCGATCACAACCTCCAAGTCGATGGACTCGCGGCCCCAGGCGCGGTCCCACAGGTCTTGGCGCACGCCGATGGCGTTGAACTGGCCGGGCCAGGCCTGAAACAGCAGCTCGTGGTACCAACCCCATTGGCCCGAGGCCAGCTCGTCGTAACTCTCCCAAGCGCAGATCCAGATCGGCGAATCAGCCTGCTCGGGAGGCTCGGTGTGGTAGTCCACCGTGGTGAAGCGCCGCAGATAGAACGGTATCGGATGCTTGTCCTCGAGCACCAGCACCGGCAGCGACCAGCCCTGCTCCGAGGTCTGGACCGCGCGGTAGAGTAGGGCAAAGGCTCCCTCGAGATCCTCCTGGGACTGCACGTAAACCAACGGCTCGTCGTTGTCGGTATACATCACGAAGTTCAGCGCCAGGCAGTAGCACAGCATGTAGCCCGCGCCCACTGCCGTGAAAACAACCAGCGCCGCGCGCGCCAGGCGCATTGAGCACAGCATCCGCCAGGCGACCACGATCCCCGACGCGGCTAGCAGGCTCAGGCAGCAGGTGATCTGCACCAGGCACCACGGCGTCTTGTAGGGAATGCCTGAGTAGATCAGCAGCACGCTCAGGGCGACCACGCTCAGGAAGCGTTGCAGCCGCGCGCCGCGAATTCCCTCGACGACCGCGGGGAGTGAGAGCAGCCACAGCGGCCAGGCGTGACGTTGCAGCATCCCGAAGAAGTACCAGAAGTCCTTGACGTGGTCCGCTCCGGCTGTGCCGCCCCACAAGGCGAAGGCCGCGAAAAAATCGAGCAGGCCGCGCGGATTGTCGCCAAACGACGAGAACAGCGCGCCCCAGATCAGCGCTGCCACCAGGCAGCCCTGGGCCAAGGCCGCCAGCCGGGCCTTGAGCTCGAGGGCCGAGACCTCGCGCTGCGGATCGCGGCGCTGCAGCAGCAGTTCGAGCCCCGCTGCCAGTCCCACGGCGATAATCAAAAACGCCGCGGTCTCCTTGGCGCTCAGCGCCAGTGCGGCCCAGACCGGGACCAGCCGCATTGACCAGAGATCGTTGCGCAGCACCGCGCCCGCCGCTGCGACGATCAGTCCCACGCTGGCGGCGGCCAGCAGCACCTCGTGGATCAGCATCCGCGAAAAAAACGTCTGGTCGGGCGATACGGCGAGCAGCAGCCCGGCCAGCAGGGCCGTGGCCGCGCCCAGAGTGCGCCTGCCGGAGAGCGCGAGTAACACGGTCAGCATGCCGA
This window encodes:
- a CDS encoding TIGR03663 family protein, with product MRKIGPIIAALAVLSLAAWLRFHGLDLRPVHHDESVNFEFVRWIIQGLGWSYDPAAYHGPLLYYAALPIWSYLTPSGVDKFALRLVPALFGMLTVLLALSGRRTLGAATALLAGLLLAVSPDQTFFSRMLIHEVLLAAASVGLIVAAAGAVLRNDLWSMRLVPVWAALALSAKETAAFLIIAVGLAAGLELLLQRRDPQREVSALELKARLAALAQGCLVAALIWGALFSSFGDNPRGLLDFFAAFALWGGTAGADHVKDFWYFFGMLQRHAWPLWLLSLPAVVEGIRGARLQRFLSVVALSVLLIYSGIPYKTPWCLVQITCCLSLLAASGIVVAWRMLCSMRLARAALVVFTAVGAGYMLCYCLALNFVMYTDNDEPLVYVQSQEDLEGAFALLYRAVQTSEQGWSLPVLVLEDKHPIPFYLRRFTTVDYHTEPPEQADSPIWICAWESYDELASGQWGWYHELLFQAWPGQFNAIGVRQDLWDRAWGRESIDLEVVIEVKPDSP
- a CDS encoding glycosyltransferase family 4 protein, translated to MSARIVYVHTDPLPSAMAGSVFALRTAIGMAQAGLNTLLIMPTAGIDPKQALQRYGVETLPPGLRIELTAALSTRLGPLSIGRQRRFADQVARLSQSFAPQALVVRTLTLADRLLRQGVAAPLIYEAHNWYADLDAKWRGAEELVTPRKLRREARLAAVEARVVPRVAGLVLLQQAMREPFEQAYPGCGPINVLPSGLEIPPQLPQPASDPLAVYLGQLHPHKGLGTMLEALIHAPQLRLLVIGGPALLEHWRSQAAKLGVAQRVEFTGNLPHSQVATQLARARIGVAPLRDCFYNRHLTSPMKVLEYFSAGLPVVGSDLPTVAELVGDERGLLVPPDDPRALAGALLRLIDDQELYSTMRSKIAASLDSLSWRARGAGFARLIRLPRQ